One window of Fusobacterium polymorphum genomic DNA carries:
- the dhaK gene encoding dihydroxyacetone kinase subunit DhaK, with the protein MKKLINDKNNIVEEVVQGMIKAFPDKVSRVENEPIIIRKNKKVDKVALISGGGSGHEPAHAGYVGYGMLDAAVCGEIFTSPGADKVYNAIKAVDAGKGVLLIIKNYSGDIMNFEMAGEMAQAEGITVKQVVVDDDIAVENSTYTVGRRGIAGTIFVHKILGAAAEKGYDLDKLVELGNKVVKNLKTMGMSLKPCTVFTTGKESFEIADDEVEIGLGIHGEPGTHREKMTTANEFTEKLFEKVYAESNAQKGDRFAVLVNGLGETTLIELFIINNHLQDLLKDKGVEVAKTLVGNYMTSLD; encoded by the coding sequence ATGAAAAAACTTATAAATGACAAAAATAATATTGTAGAAGAAGTTGTACAAGGAATGATAAAAGCTTTTCCTGATAAAGTTTCAAGAGTAGAAAATGAACCTATAATTATCAGAAAAAATAAAAAAGTTGATAAAGTTGCTTTAATTAGTGGTGGAGGAAGTGGACATGAGCCTGCTCATGCTGGCTATGTTGGTTATGGAATGTTAGATGCAGCAGTATGTGGAGAAATATTCACTTCTCCTGGAGCTGATAAAGTCTATAATGCTATAAAAGCTGTTGATGCAGGAAAAGGTGTTCTTCTTATAATTAAAAATTATAGTGGAGATATAATGAACTTTGAAATGGCTGGAGAAATGGCTCAAGCAGAAGGAATAACTGTAAAACAAGTTGTGGTTGATGATGATATTGCAGTTGAAAATAGTACTTATACTGTTGGTAGAAGAGGAATAGCAGGAACTATCTTTGTTCATAAAATTTTAGGAGCTGCTGCTGAAAAAGGTTATGATTTAGATAAGTTAGTGGAACTTGGAAATAAAGTTGTCAAAAATTTAAAAACTATGGGTATGTCTTTAAAACCTTGTACAGTTTTTACAACTGGTAAAGAAAGTTTTGAAATAGCAGATGATGAAGTTGAAATTGGTTTAGGAATACATGGAGAGCCTGGAACTCATAGAGAAAAAATGACAACAGCTAATGAATTTACTGAAAAATTATTTGAAAAAGTTTATGCTGAGTCTAATGCTCAAAAAGGAGATAGATTTGCAGTTTTAGTAAATGGACTTGGAGAAACAACTTTAATTGAATTATTTATTATAAATAATCATCTTCAAGATTTATTAAAAGATAAAGGAGTAGAAGTTGCTAAAACTTTAGTTGGTAACTATATGACTTCACTTGATTAA